One part of the Candidatus Hydrogenedentota bacterium genome encodes these proteins:
- a CDS encoding PEP-CTERM sorting domain-containing protein: MIKKSTFLTASLTLLALLGTAFPAGATSIGPYSGGVGNPNDPNPFDEPIPGFVGPDGDGRVTNNNYVNPAFVAWATGYLDYLPAPGVSAGFQTPERFLGPVTGDNFDIVSLGDLNQSQIDAWLADPENNPGPGQITLTFESGIGNGAGADFAIFENGFFSNFTIPETGSVEGMLFGELAYVEVSSNGVDFARFDSHALQDSPVGAYGSFDPTGYYNLAGKHANAYGQSWGTPFDLATLSSHSLVLDGRVDLNNIGYVRLIDIPGSGNFLDAYGNAIYDAWVTWGSGGADLEAIGVLNAARSSAPVPEPATLTLLAMGAAFLARRARSGN; the protein is encoded by the coding sequence ATGATAAAAAAAAGTACTTTTCTGACGGCCTCCCTGACCCTTCTGGCCCTTCTGGGAACCGCGTTCCCTGCGGGGGCGACCTCGATAGGCCCGTATTCGGGCGGCGTGGGAAACCCCAACGACCCCAATCCGTTCGACGAACCGATCCCCGGCTTTGTCGGCCCCGACGGCGACGGGCGGGTAACCAACAACAACTACGTGAATCCGGCTTTTGTGGCGTGGGCCACGGGCTACCTCGACTATCTGCCCGCGCCGGGCGTATCGGCCGGCTTTCAGACGCCGGAGCGGTTCCTCGGACCGGTAACAGGCGATAACTTCGATATCGTGTCCCTGGGCGATCTGAACCAGTCGCAGATCGACGCGTGGCTCGCCGATCCGGAGAACAATCCCGGTCCGGGGCAGATCACGCTGACGTTCGAATCGGGCATCGGCAACGGGGCCGGGGCCGATTTCGCCATCTTCGAAAACGGTTTCTTTTCCAACTTCACCATACCGGAAACCGGTTCGGTCGAGGGCATGCTCTTCGGGGAGTTGGCCTATGTCGAAGTATCGTCCAACGGCGTCGACTTCGCGCGATTCGATTCCCACGCCCTCCAGGATTCGCCCGTCGGCGCCTACGGCAGCTTCGACCCCACGGGCTACTACAACCTGGCGGGGAAGCACGCCAATGCCTACGGCCAGAGCTGGGGCACGCCCTTCGACCTGGCGACGCTGAGCTCCCACAGCCTCGTGCTCGACGGTCGCGTCGATCTGAACAATATCGGCTATGTGCGCCTGATCGACATTCCAGGCAGCGGGAATTTCCTGGACGCCTACGGCAATGCGATTTACGACGCCTGGGTTACCTGGGGCAGCGGCGGGGCCGATCTCGAAGCTATCGGCGTGCTGAACGCGGCCCGGTCGTCGGCGCCAGTTCCCGAGCCCGCAACCCTCACGCTGCTCGCTATGGGCGCGGCTTTCCTGGCGCGGCGGGCCCGCTCGGGGAATTAG
- a CDS encoding type II secretion system protein — MSVRISNHTSRRRAGFTLVELLVSIGIIAILATLLLPALSKARGGARSIRCVSNLRQLYLANTMYAQEHHGRYVAAAPDMLPGGENVTRWHGVREKLGPFGPYSDYDPQRGALAEYLLDGRVKECPEFYEYRRNGEAPNAFDSGAGGYGYNIAYVGGSFHRYDYTDIRAYTEGAMASRIAEPGRTIMFADAAIAQVGYIIEYGELWPPYFASPENPTGDPSLALHPNRADPGMHFRHNFRVNVLWCDGHISSERWGWAHSVGDIGYPDANNYRHGLGWFGPRDNQLFFTGYRSGSFR, encoded by the coding sequence ATGTCCGTGCGAATTTCCAACCATACTTCCCGCCGGCGCGCCGGTTTCACCTTGGTCGAGCTGCTCGTGTCGATCGGGATCATTGCCATTCTGGCCACCTTACTCTTGCCCGCACTATCGAAGGCGAGAGGCGGCGCGCGCTCGATCCGGTGTGTAAGCAACCTGCGCCAGTTGTACCTGGCGAACACCATGTATGCGCAGGAGCACCACGGCCGCTATGTCGCGGCCGCGCCGGACATGTTGCCCGGCGGCGAGAACGTCACGCGCTGGCACGGCGTGCGCGAGAAACTGGGGCCTTTCGGCCCCTACTCGGACTACGATCCGCAGCGGGGGGCGCTGGCGGAGTATCTTCTGGACGGGCGCGTGAAGGAATGTCCGGAGTTCTACGAGTACCGGCGCAACGGCGAGGCCCCCAATGCTTTTGACTCCGGGGCCGGCGGCTACGGTTACAACATCGCCTATGTCGGCGGCAGCTTCCACCGCTACGACTACACGGACATTCGGGCCTATACCGAGGGGGCCATGGCGTCGCGCATCGCCGAGCCGGGCCGCACCATTATGTTTGCCGACGCCGCCATCGCGCAGGTGGGCTATATCATCGAGTATGGGGAGCTGTGGCCGCCCTATTTCGCGTCCCCCGAAAACCCGACGGGCGACCCGTCGCTGGCGCTCCACCCCAACAGGGCCGACCCCGGCATGCACTTCAGGCACAATTTCCGGGTCAACGTGCTCTGGTGTGACGGGCACATCTCCAGCGAGCGCTGGGGTTGGGCCCACAGTGTGGGAGATATTGGCTATCCGGATGCGAACAACTACCGCCACGGCCTCGGATGGTTCGGGCCGAGGGATAACCAACTTTTCTTCACGGGATATCGTTCCGGCTCTTTCCGTTGA
- a CDS encoding right-handed parallel beta-helix repeat-containing protein — protein sequence MFRIACLLILAPAVSGLATAAPLVFHVHPEGADGALTTLAQARDAIRASRDAGVLPDGAEVRVHGGDYLLSEPLTLGGEDSGTADAPIRYIADPATPARLLGGRLVSGFAPVADPAVLARIDDAARDHVLQLDLKALGITDYGSPKGGGLELFFNGKRMTLSRWPNEGFVNIADIVVDDGHKIHGIPGSLVGRFTYEDERPARWLDEPDPWLHGYWFWDWSDERQPIAAIDTENKTITVQEPYHNYGYRKGQWYYAYNLLAELDRPGEWFLDREAGLLYFWPPSDPTGAEIMLTLLPNLIVLEGASHVTFQGFTLEGMRNTAAIVREGEGVRLNALTIRNGGGSAISVSGGRDHGVQACNIHGMGAAGISISGGDRNTLEPAGHFAINNHIHHFAEVYRVYNAGIHVQGVGNRVAHNYIHDAPHMAIGFGGNDHLIEYNEIHDVCLESNDAGALYTGRNWTMRGHVIRYNHLYNINGFRDHGSVGVYLDDMFSSAEIYGNLFRNVYRAAFIGGGRDCTVENNIFINCTKALHIDARALGWAHQHADDWIAEAAEKGTISGIAYKKPPYSERYPKLVNILENEPKAPVGNLVARNIFVGEGWKDVEDKADPYIEYKDNLADADPMFVDPENGDYRLKPESPARGLGFEEIPFEKIGLYKDDLRTTLPDREN from the coding sequence ATGTTTCGTATCGCCTGTCTACTCATTCTTGCCCCCGCCGTTTCCGGCCTGGCTACCGCCGCCCCCCTCGTATTCCACGTGCATCCCGAGGGGGCGGACGGCGCCCTCACCACCCTGGCCCAGGCGCGGGACGCCATCCGCGCGTCGCGAGATGCCGGCGTCCTCCCCGACGGCGCCGAAGTGCGTGTCCACGGCGGAGACTACCTCCTCAGCGAACCGCTGACGCTGGGCGGCGAGGATTCCGGCACGGCCGACGCCCCGATCCGGTATATCGCGGATCCCGCCACCCCCGCGCGCCTGTTGGGCGGACGACTCGTATCCGGCTTTGCGCCGGTGGCCGATCCCGCCGTGCTCGCTCGCATCGACGACGCGGCGCGCGATCACGTGCTCCAGCTCGACCTGAAGGCCCTGGGCATAACGGACTACGGCTCCCCGAAGGGTGGCGGCCTCGAACTCTTCTTCAACGGCAAACGCATGACCCTCTCCCGCTGGCCCAACGAGGGCTTCGTGAATATCGCGGACATCGTTGTGGATGATGGCCACAAGATCCACGGCATCCCGGGCAGCCTCGTGGGGAGATTCACCTACGAAGACGAACGCCCTGCCCGCTGGCTCGATGAGCCCGACCCCTGGCTCCACGGCTACTGGTTCTGGGACTGGTCCGACGAGCGCCAGCCTATCGCGGCCATCGACACCGAGAACAAGACCATCACCGTTCAAGAGCCCTACCACAACTACGGCTACCGCAAGGGCCAGTGGTACTACGCCTACAACCTTCTCGCCGAGTTGGACCGGCCCGGCGAGTGGTTCCTCGACCGCGAAGCCGGCCTGCTCTACTTCTGGCCGCCTTCGGACCCCACCGGCGCCGAAATCATGCTCACGCTACTCCCCAATCTCATCGTCCTCGAAGGCGCGTCCCACGTGACTTTCCAGGGCTTCACCCTCGAAGGCATGCGCAATACCGCCGCCATCGTGCGGGAGGGCGAAGGCGTGCGCCTGAACGCCCTGACGATCCGCAACGGCGGCGGCAGTGCGATCTCCGTCAGCGGCGGACGCGATCACGGCGTGCAGGCCTGCAACATCCACGGCATGGGCGCCGCCGGAATCAGCATCAGCGGGGGCGACCGTAATACGCTCGAACCCGCGGGGCATTTCGCCATCAACAACCACATCCACCACTTCGCCGAGGTCTACCGCGTCTACAACGCGGGCATACACGTGCAGGGCGTCGGCAACCGTGTCGCGCACAACTACATCCACGACGCGCCCCACATGGCCATCGGCTTCGGCGGAAACGACCACCTCATCGAATACAACGAAATCCACGACGTCTGCCTGGAGTCCAACGACGCCGGCGCCCTCTACACCGGCCGCAACTGGACCATGCGCGGCCATGTCATCCGCTACAACCACCTCTACAACATCAACGGCTTCCGGGACCACGGCTCCGTCGGCGTTTACCTCGACGACATGTTCTCGTCCGCCGAAATCTATGGCAACCTCTTCCGCAATGTCTACCGCGCGGCCTTTATCGGCGGCGGGCGCGACTGCACCGTCGAAAACAACATCTTCATCAACTGTACGAAGGCATTGCACATTGATGCGCGGGCCTTGGGCTGGGCGCACCAGCACGCGGACGACTGGATCGCGGAGGCCGCCGAAAAAGGGACCATCTCCGGAATCGCGTACAAAAAGCCGCCCTACTCCGAGCGCTACCCGAAGCTCGTCAACATCCTCGAAAACGAGCCCAAGGCCCCCGTCGGGAATCTTGTGGCGCGTAATATTTTCGTCGGCGAAGGCTGGAAGGATGTCGAGGACAAGGCCGACCCCTACATCGAATACAAGGACAACCTGGCCGACGCCGATCCCATGTTTGTCGACCCGGAGAACGGCGATTACCGCCTCAAACCCGAGTCTCCCGCACGGGGCCTCGGCTTTGAGGAGATCCCTTTCGAGAAGATCGGCCTCTACAAGGACGATCTGCGGACTACCCTCCCAGACCGAGAAAACTAA
- a CDS encoding DUF4258 domain-containing protein: MLEKREIAVAWVERVLREPERTETDSADPTLEHHLGRIADFDNRVLRVIVRPSGGYLLVVTAYFDRRSTRS, encoded by the coding sequence ATGCTGGAGAAGCGCGAAATCGCGGTCGCGTGGGTGGAGCGGGTCCTGCGTGAGCCCGAGAGGACAGAAACGGATTCCGCCGATCCCACTCTGGAGCACCACCTCGGCCGCATCGCCGATTTTGATAACCGTGTACTTCGTGTTATTGTTAGGCCAAGTGGTGGATACCTGCTCGTTGTGACCGCATACTTTGATCGAAGGAGCACCCGGTCGTGA
- a CDS encoding DUF2283 domain-containing protein translates to MKLTIDHEADALYLSLSEAAAATSQEVAPGIVVDFDAAGHAVGIEMLHLSRCAPDADIQRLLFERIPLAG, encoded by the coding sequence GTGAAGCTTACGATTGACCACGAGGCAGATGCGTTGTATCTGAGCCTCAGCGAGGCCGCGGCGGCGACCTCCCAAGAGGTCGCGCCCGGCATTGTTGTGGATTTCGATGCGGCGGGCCATGCCGTGGGCATTGAGATGCTGCATCTGTCGCGGTGCGCGCCCGACGCGGATATTCAGCGGCTGCTTTTCGAGCGCATCCCGCTGGCGGGTTAG
- a CDS encoding YaiI/YqxD family protein: MFDSPHIYIDADGCPVKDETYRVARRYGLGVTLVANKWMHTPDDPAIHLEIVGQGFDEADDWIADRCAPDDIVIAIDIPLADRCLKKGARVLGHKGKPFSVESIGEVMANREIASGLREYGVMTGGPAPFGPQDRSRFLQALDREVNAALRSAKERKSP, from the coding sequence ATGTTCGATTCCCCCCACATCTACATCGACGCCGACGGCTGCCCCGTCAAGGACGAAACCTACCGGGTCGCGCGCCGCTACGGCCTCGGCGTGACCCTCGTCGCCAACAAGTGGATGCACACCCCGGACGACCCCGCCATCCACCTCGAAATCGTGGGCCAGGGATTCGACGAGGCGGACGACTGGATTGCCGATCGCTGTGCCCCGGATGATATTGTTATCGCTATCGACATCCCTCTGGCCGACCGCTGCCTGAAAAAGGGCGCGCGGGTGCTCGGCCACAAGGGGAAGCCGTTCAGCGTTGAATCCATCGGCGAGGTCATGGCCAACCGCGAAATCGCCTCGGGCCTGCGCGAGTATGGCGTCATGACCGGCGGCCCGGCGCCCTTTGGCCCGCAGGACCGCTCCCGCTTCCTGCAGGCCCTCGACCGTGAAGTAAACGCCGCGCTGCGAAGCGCCAAGGAGAGAAAAAGCCCATGA
- a CDS encoding FAD-dependent oxidoreductase: MKFAVSIALALFLSLPATAQTVYDVVVYGGTSGGVAAAVQTARMGKTAILIEPSPHLGGLSSGGLGATDIGNKAAIGGISREFYKRLGKHYGNEENWTFEPHVAEKTFNEMIAEAGVPVVHGERLDLEKGVEKKNGAIVSIRMESGKQYHGKTFIDATYEGDLMALAGVPYHVGRESNATYGETLNGVQTKHAIYHQFEVPIDPYVVPGDPSSGLLPYVQAEVPPADGTGDHRVQAYCFRMCLTNDPDNRMPFPKPVNYDPLNYELLLRYLHAGHWTVMNLSKDMPNMKTDTNNKGAFATDFIGGNYDYPNGDYATRERIIQEHKDYQQGLMWFLVNDPRVPEHVRKEMSQWGLPKDEFQDYGGWPHQLYIREARRMISDYVMTDHNCFGDRTVEDSISLAAYTMDSHHVQRYVKDGRVLNEGDVEVGGFPPYPIAYRSIRPMKQDCTNLLVPVALSASHMAYGSIRMEPVFMILGQSAATAAVHAIEAGVAVQDIDVKNLQERLLADGQVLAWNP, encoded by the coding sequence ATGAAGTTTGCCGTATCCATCGCCCTGGCCCTGTTCCTATCGCTTCCCGCCACCGCACAGACCGTCTACGACGTCGTCGTCTACGGCGGAACCTCCGGTGGCGTCGCCGCCGCCGTCCAGACCGCGCGCATGGGCAAGACCGCCATCCTCATTGAGCCCAGCCCCCACCTCGGCGGCCTGAGCAGCGGCGGTCTGGGCGCCACGGACATCGGCAACAAGGCGGCCATCGGCGGAATCTCGCGCGAGTTCTACAAGCGCCTCGGCAAGCACTACGGGAACGAGGAAAACTGGACCTTCGAGCCGCACGTCGCCGAGAAAACATTCAACGAAATGATCGCCGAAGCCGGCGTGCCCGTGGTCCACGGCGAGCGCCTCGATCTGGAGAAGGGCGTCGAAAAGAAAAACGGCGCCATCGTTTCGATACGGATGGAAAGCGGCAAACAATACCACGGTAAAACCTTCATCGACGCCACCTACGAAGGCGACCTCATGGCCCTGGCCGGCGTCCCCTACCACGTCGGCCGCGAATCAAACGCCACCTACGGCGAAACCCTCAACGGCGTGCAGACCAAACACGCGATCTACCACCAGTTCGAGGTCCCCATCGATCCCTACGTCGTCCCCGGCGACCCGTCCAGCGGCCTGCTGCCCTACGTGCAGGCGGAAGTCCCACCGGCGGACGGGACCGGCGACCACCGCGTCCAGGCCTACTGCTTCCGCATGTGCCTCACCAACGACCCCGACAACCGCATGCCCTTCCCCAAGCCGGTCAACTACGACCCGCTGAACTACGAACTGCTCCTCCGCTACCTCCACGCCGGCCATTGGACCGTCATGAACCTCTCCAAGGACATGCCGAACATGAAGACCGACACCAACAACAAGGGCGCCTTCGCGACGGACTTCATCGGCGGGAATTACGACTACCCCAACGGCGACTACGCCACGCGCGAACGCATCATCCAGGAGCACAAGGACTACCAGCAGGGACTCATGTGGTTCCTCGTGAACGACCCGCGCGTCCCCGAACACGTCCGCAAGGAAATGTCCCAGTGGGGCCTCCCGAAGGACGAATTCCAGGACTACGGCGGCTGGCCCCACCAGCTCTACATCCGCGAGGCCCGGCGCATGATCTCCGACTACGTCATGACCGATCACAATTGCTTCGGCGATCGGACCGTCGAAGATTCCATAAGCCTGGCGGCCTATACCATGGACTCCCACCACGTGCAGCGCTATGTCAAGGACGGACGCGTCCTTAACGAAGGGGACGTGGAAGTCGGCGGCTTCCCGCCCTACCCCATCGCCTACCGCTCCATCCGCCCGATGAAGCAGGACTGCACCAACCTCCTCGTGCCCGTGGCCCTGTCCGCTTCCCACATGGCCTACGGCTCCATCCGCATGGAACCCGTCTTCATGATCCTCGGCCAATCCGCCGCCACCGCCGCTGTTCACGCCATCGAGGCCGGCGTCGCCGTGCAGGACATCGACGTGAAGAATCTACAGGAGCGCCTGCTGGCGGACGGACAAGTTCTCGCCTGGAACCCGTGA
- a CDS encoding NHL repeat-containing protein, with the protein MRSFRRLASLATLITVFAAPGALADSPYTDGVARSGLNHTDPRYQRAMITPTLVHLDPGEQQKFVAVMLATRLMAAEVPEKVIWSVNDIPGGNEIIGTIDEKGVYTAPAAMPSPREIHIVAEVPQAANRFLFATVIIGDAPIQYKSVHVWSEKRSGEGAHLATPHGIGLDKEENILIADTGNSSVHRFSQTGEYLGGIGLGRGRDDGYLTEPREVISDVEGRIIVTDSKGDRPRVQVFSNDGEFLQIFGEKGKLPGMLLRAHGMGFDPARNLYIVDVDNMRVSVYDQFGKSIRDWGTEGLLPGEFNAPHGLFVDRSGDVFVTGYYGPTQKFNGHGEFVTVFAHGTPPDGPSYFHSVAGDRWGNAYVSVRNKGGYDGAIQRGDEGYYSIMKYNNNGDFICGWSYTAKEHSESAVAIAKDGRVFCLFNGPDISGVETFAQE; encoded by the coding sequence ATGCGCAGTTTTCGCCGATTGGCGTCCCTCGCCACCCTCATCACCGTCTTCGCCGCGCCCGGCGCCCTCGCCGACAGCCCCTACACCGACGGCGTCGCACGCAGCGGACTCAACCACACGGACCCGCGCTACCAGCGCGCCATGATCACGCCGACACTAGTCCATCTCGACCCGGGTGAACAGCAGAAATTCGTCGCGGTGATGTTGGCGACCCGGCTCATGGCCGCCGAGGTGCCGGAAAAAGTGATCTGGTCGGTGAACGACATCCCCGGCGGCAATGAGATCATCGGGACCATCGACGAGAAGGGCGTCTACACCGCGCCGGCCGCCATGCCCTCCCCCCGCGAGATCCACATCGTCGCCGAAGTGCCCCAGGCGGCCAACCGCTTCCTCTTCGCCACGGTCATCATCGGCGACGCGCCGATCCAATACAAATCCGTGCACGTCTGGTCCGAGAAGCGCAGCGGCGAAGGCGCGCACCTCGCCACGCCCCACGGCATCGGCCTGGACAAAGAAGAAAACATACTCATCGCGGACACGGGGAATTCCTCGGTTCACCGCTTTTCACAGACCGGCGAGTACCTGGGCGGCATCGGTCTCGGCCGCGGACGGGACGACGGCTACCTTACAGAGCCCCGGGAAGTAATCAGCGATGTCGAGGGCCGCATCATCGTCACGGACAGCAAGGGCGATCGCCCGCGCGTCCAGGTCTTCTCCAACGACGGCGAGTTTCTCCAGATATTCGGCGAGAAAGGGAAGCTTCCGGGCATGCTGCTGCGCGCGCACGGCATGGGCTTTGATCCCGCCCGCAACCTCTACATCGTCGATGTCGACAACATGCGCGTGAGCGTGTACGACCAATTCGGAAAGTCCATTCGCGACTGGGGCACGGAAGGCCTCCTGCCGGGCGAGTTTAACGCGCCCCACGGCCTCTTCGTCGATCGCAGCGGCGACGTCTTCGTCACCGGCTACTACGGCCCGACCCAGAAGTTCAACGGGCACGGCGAATTCGTGACCGTCTTTGCGCACGGAACCCCGCCCGACGGCCCGAGCTACTTCCACAGCGTCGCCGGCGATCGGTGGGGCAACGCCTACGTCTCCGTACGCAACAAGGGCGGGTATGACGGCGCCATCCAGCGCGGCGACGAAGGCTACTACAGCATCATGAAATACAACAACAATGGGGATTTCATCTGCGGCTGGTCCTACACCGCCAAGGAACACTCGGAATCCGCCGTGGCCATCGCCAAAGACGGCCGGGTCTTCTGCCTCTTCAACGGCCCCGACATCTCCGGCGTGGAAACCTTCGCCCAGGAGTAG
- a CDS encoding NAD(P)-dependent glycerol-3-phosphate dehydrogenase, with protein sequence MQIQVIGGGSWGLALTRLLALNGQAVTLWCRPDDDPDTLRETRESKRYLPGVLLPDNVVVSPDVDAGAEMVVYAVPSHAMRAVAPQFRFQGNPIRVSVAKGIENDSLLRMSEVLGAVVPGGPIVALSGPSHAEEVGRGLPASVVAASSDEPARNAVQAAFFSRAFRVYTSPDIVGVELGGSLKNVVAIAAGVCDGLGLGDNAKSALITRGLAEMARLGVACGADPLTFAGLSGMGDLITTCTSRHSRNRGVGEAIAQGRSLEEILASSPMVAEGVRTARSARALAARMNVDMPLAEAVGQVLFEGLSPGDAIEALMARDAKPE encoded by the coding sequence ATGCAGATACAAGTGATTGGCGGTGGAAGCTGGGGGCTTGCCCTGACCCGCCTGCTGGCGCTGAACGGCCAGGCGGTGACCCTCTGGTGCCGCCCGGATGACGATCCCGATACCCTTCGGGAGACGCGCGAAAGCAAGCGCTATCTCCCGGGCGTGCTCCTGCCGGACAACGTCGTGGTTTCCCCGGATGTCGATGCCGGGGCGGAGATGGTGGTCTACGCCGTCCCTTCCCACGCCATGCGCGCCGTGGCGCCCCAATTTCGTTTTCAGGGCAATCCGATTCGCGTCAGTGTGGCCAAGGGCATCGAGAACGACTCCCTGTTGCGCATGAGCGAAGTGCTCGGCGCCGTTGTCCCAGGAGGCCCCATCGTCGCGCTTTCGGGACCCAGCCACGCCGAAGAGGTCGGCCGCGGCCTGCCCGCATCCGTCGTCGCCGCCTCTTCGGACGAGCCCGCGCGCAACGCGGTCCAGGCGGCGTTCTTCAGCCGCGCGTTCCGGGTTTACACCAGCCCGGATATCGTTGGAGTCGAGCTCGGGGGATCGCTCAAGAACGTGGTTGCGATCGCGGCGGGCGTATGCGACGGGCTTGGCCTCGGCGACAACGCCAAATCCGCGCTGATCACCCGGGGGCTTGCGGAAATGGCGCGGCTGGGGGTCGCATGCGGCGCGGACCCGCTCACCTTCGCCGGGCTCAGCGGCATGGGCGACCTCATCACGACGTGCACGAGCCGCCACTCGCGCAACCGCGGCGTCGGGGAAGCCATCGCGCAAGGGCGCTCCCTGGAAGAAATTCTGGCCAGCAGCCCGATGGTCGCGGAGGGCGTTCGCACCGCGCGATCCGCCCGCGCCCTGGCGGCCCGGATGAACGTGGACATGCCGCTCGCCGAGGCCGTCGGCCAGGTGCTTTTCGAGGGGCTTTCTCCCGGAGACGCGATAGAGGCCCTCATGGCGCGGGACGCCAAACCCGAATAG
- a CDS encoding response regulator gives MARILVIDDHYAMRQTIREILEVEGHEVIEAPEGDSGIQMQQRTPADLVITDIFMPHKEGMTTIRELRAANPALPIIAMSGGTRDLHAPEGFIDLARRFGATGTLTKPFQIAELLLAVGQALGAEQKFPALEAEESRPALTTEKESPAPS, from the coding sequence ATGGCAAGAATCCTGGTAATTGATGATCACTATGCGATGCGCCAGACGATTCGGGAGATTCTGGAAGTCGAAGGGCACGAGGTGATCGAGGCGCCCGAAGGGGATTCGGGCATTCAGATGCAGCAGCGCACGCCGGCTGATCTGGTGATCACGGACATCTTCATGCCGCACAAAGAAGGCATGACGACCATCCGGGAGCTGCGCGCGGCGAATCCCGCGCTTCCTATCATCGCCATGTCGGGCGGAACGCGGGATCTGCATGCGCCCGAGGGATTCATCGATCTTGCGCGCCGCTTCGGGGCGACCGGCACGCTGACCAAACCGTTTCAGATTGCGGAGTTGCTGCTGGCGGTGGGCCAGGCGCTGGGAGCCGAACAAAAATTCCCGGCCTTGGAAGCCGAAGAATCACGCCCCGCGCTGACTACGGAAAAAGAAAGCCCGGCGCCATCATAA